The Apium graveolens cultivar Ventura chromosome 11, ASM990537v1, whole genome shotgun sequence genome has a window encoding:
- the LOC141696126 gene encoding uncharacterized protein LOC141696126 encodes MTLVKNLEVTVPFTDLISQVPSYAKFLKDILTKKLSFGEVETIAFTEECSAILQNKSPPKLKNPGSFSIPCHLGALFIDNALCDLGASVSVMPLSIFQKLNMGELKYTQMTLQMADRSIKYPLGILEDVPVRVGKFYIPVDFVVLDMEEDSQIPIILGRPFLCTTGAVIDVKSGTLTLSVGDDNITFTLAFALKSPLLENTFLILEASEGEGHSEVDSLILELDGKADLSQGCDVTNTITSCDKPQVKKLELKPLPSNLKYVFLDDNESFPVIFSSDLDDGQISKLLTVLRMHRKSIGYSIDDLKGISPDFCMRRIHLDEDHKPCIQGQRRLNT; translated from the exons ATGACACTTGTCAAAAATCTTGAGGTAACTGTTCCTTTCACTGATTTAATTTCTCAAGTTCCATCATATGCAAAGTTTTTAAAGGATATTTTGACAAAGAAATTATCTTTTGGTGAGGTCGAGACAATAGCTTTTACTGAAGAGTGTAGTGCTATTTTACAAAATAAGTCTCCACCTAAACTTAAAAATCCTGGAAGTTTTTCAATTCCTTGTCATTTAGGTGCATTATTTATTGACAACGCTTTATGTGACTTAGGTGCTAGCGTCTCTGTCATGCCTCTctcgatttttcaaaaattaaatatGGGAGAGTTGAAATACACACAAATGACACTGCAAATGGCGGACCGTTCTATAAAATATCCTTTGGGTATTTTAGAGGATGTGCCTGTCAGGGTTGGAAAATTTTATATTCCTGTAGACTTTGTAGTGTTGGATATGGAAGAGGATAGCCAAatccccataatcttgggaaggccatTCCTCTGTACTACAGGTGCTGTTATTGATGTTAAAAGTGGGACTCTAACTTTGAGTGTTGGTGATGATAACATTACTTTTACTCTAGCCTTTGCTCTTAAGTCCCCTTTGCTTGAGAATACTT TTCTTATTCTTGAAGCTTCTGAAGGGGAAGGACATTCTGAAGTTGACTCGTTGATTCTTGAGTTGGATGGTAAGGCTGATTTAAGCCAAGGTTGTGATGTAACAAACACTATTACTTCTTGTGATAAACCTCAGGTAAAGAAATTAGAGTTAAAGCCTTTGCCATCTAATCTCAAGTATGTGTTTCTTGATGATAATGAGTCTTTTCCTGTGATTTTCAGTTCTGATCTTGACGATGGTCAAATCTCTAAGCTTCTTACTGTGTTGCGTATGCATAGAAAATCGATTGGATATAGTATCGATGATCTTAAAGGGATTAGCCCAGACTTTTGCATGCGTAGAATTCATCTAGATGAGGATCATAAGCCTTGCATACAGGGTCAACGCCGCTTAAACACCTAA